The proteins below come from a single Rosa rugosa chromosome 2, drRosRugo1.1, whole genome shotgun sequence genomic window:
- the LOC133731902 gene encoding protein ETHYLENE INSENSITIVE 3-like translates to MMMMFDEMGFCGDLDFISTTPGGEVAIPQAETEATVEDDYTDDEIDVDELERRMWRDKMRLKRLREQTTKGGKEVIVTAKQRQSQEQARRKKMSRAQDGILKYMLKMMEVCKAQGFVYGIIPEKGKPVTGASDNLREWWKDKVRFDRNGPAAISKYQADNAVPGRNDGCNPIGPTPHTLQELQDTTLGSLLSALMQHCDPPQRRFPLEKGVPPPWWPTANEEWWPELGLPKDQGPPPYKKPHDLKKAWKVGVLTAVIKHMSPDIAKIRKLVRQSKCLQDKMTAKESSTWLAIINQEESVARELYPNSCPPLSTAGASGSLVINDCSEYDVEGAEDEPNFDVQECKPDNLHSSNFGMEIMREGLQVHQPTSFPVKGEVITNLDFMRKRKPSSDLNMVVDQKIYTCEFVQCPYSEFRHGFHDRTSRDNHQLSCPFSNRSSEFGASNFLVNEIKPVIFPQSFVQTKAAAPSAKPVPPSFDLSGGVPEDGQKMISELMSFYDSNVQGDKNANPNSSVTNGQNFPQPKVAHQQDEYFRGQGVRLDGNFFEESNVSSNHHLFPREEGQFEQFKVVSSPFETNHNSNFPMMFGSPFDLASFDYKEDLQGLALPMEKQSETSIWFQ, encoded by the coding sequence ATGATGATGATGTTCGATGAAATGGGATTTTGTGGTGATCTAGATTTTATATCTACAACTCCTGGGGGAGAAGTGGCCATCCCACAGGCTGAAACTGAGGCCACCGTGGAGGATGATTATACTGATGATGAGATAGATGTAGATGAGCTTGAGAGAAGGATGTGGAGAGATAAAATGCGTCTCAAGAGACTCAGAGAACAGACGACTAAGGGTGGTAAGGAAGTGATTGTCACCGCAAAGCAGAGGCAGTCCCAAGAGCAGgcaaggaggaagaagatgtcGAGGGCCCAAGATGGGATTTTGAAGTACATGTTGAAGATGATGGAAGTTTGCAAAGCCCAAGGCTTTGTCTATGGTATTATTCCAGAGAAGGGAAAACCAGTTACTGGGGCATCGGACAATCTTCGTGAATGGTGGAAGGACAAGGTCAGGTTTGATCGTAATGGACCAGCAGCTATATCCAAGTACCAAGCTGATAATGCAGTTCCTGGCAGGAACGATGGGTGCAACCCAATTGGTCCAACCCCTCACACCTTGCAAGAGCTTCAAGACACCACTCTGGGTTCTCTCTTGTCAGCACTTATGCAGCATTGTGATCCTCCGCAGAGGCGGTTTCCTTTAGAGAAAGGTGTTCCGCCACCGTGGTGGCCCACTGCGAATGAGGAATGGTGGCCTGAACTGGGTTTGCCTAAGGATCAGGGTCCTCCACCATACAAGAAGCCCCATGACTTGAAAAAGGCATGGAAGGTGGGTGTTCTCACTGCAGTTATTAAGCATATGTCCCCTGATATTGCCAAGATTCGTAAGCTTGTGAGGCAATCTAAATGCTTGCAAGACAAGATGACAGCTAAGGAGAGTTCTACCTGGCTGGCCATCATCAACCAAGAAGAGTCCGTGGCTCGAGAGCTTTATCCAAATTCATGCCCCCCTTTGTCTACAGCTGGAGCCAGTGGATCTCTGGTGATTAATGACTGCAGTGAGTATGATGTTGAAGGGGCTGAAGATGAACCAAACTTTGATGTTCAGGAGTGTAAGCCTGATAATCTTCATTCATCGAATTTTGGGATGGAAATAATGAGGGAAGGGCTTCAGGTCCATCAACCCACTTCTTTTCCAGTTAAAGGAGAAGTCATCACAAACTTGGATTTCATGAGGAAAAGGAAGCCTTCAAGCGATCTAAACATGGTGGTGGATCAGAAGATCTACACCTGTGAGTTCGTTCAGTGTCCTTACAGCGAATTCCGTCATGGTTTTCATGACAGAACTTCCAGGGACAATCATCAATTGAGTTGCCCATTCAGTAACAGGTCTTCTGAGTTTGGGGCATCTAATTTCCTTGTTAATGAGATTAAACCAGTCATATTCCCTCAATCCTTTGTCCAAACCAAGGCAGCAGCTCCTTCCGCCAAGCCAGTGCCACCTTCCTTTGATCTATCAGGAGGAGTTCCAGAGGATGGGCAGAAAATGATCAGCGAGCTTATGTCATTCTATGATAGTAATGTTCAAGGTGACAAGAATGCAAATCCGAACAGTTCAGTGACCAATGGTCAGAACTTTCCTCAGCCTAAAGTTGCACATCAACAGGATGAATACTTCCGTGGTCAAGGAGTTAGGTTGGATGGGAATTTCTTTGAAGAATCCAACGTCTCTAGTAATCATCACTTGTTTCCTCGAGAGGAAGGTCAATTCGAGCAGTTTAAGGTCGTGAGTTCTCCATTTGAGACCAACCATAACAGTAACTTTCCGATGATGTTTGGGTCCCCATTTGACTTGGCCTCATTTGATTACAAAGAAGATCTACAAGGGCTGGCATTGCCAATGGAGAAGCAGTCGGAGACTTCAATCTGGTTCCAGTGA